GGAGACGAAGATTCCGAATTGGGACGTCCAGAAAGAAGTGGCTCTGCAAGAAAAGCTGAAGATCGTGAACCTAATATTGGCAAAATTGTGTGCGTTGAAGTTAGTGACAAGAAGAAAGGCAAGGAAACATGGTTTCCCGGACTCATTGTGGCACCTACAGCCCAAGATGCAGTTTCTATTCGTGTCAAGGACGAGTATCTTGTACGATCTTTCAAGGATGCACGATAGTAAGTCACCGTTTTCTCCCTAAATGTGTTACCTGGCTTTTAAataccttttcttattttagttACACtgtgccaaaaaaagaagccatgGAGTTCACTCGTGAAATCGCTTTGAAAACGGAGCACAACGCTCTGAAAACAGGTATCAATCTTTCTTGTTTGGTAAACAATAGTTGAGCacatatttaaatatattgtTCCTAATTACGTTAGCTATCGAGAAAGCCATGCAGTATTTGGACAAGAACGAATTACCTGCCCATTGGGACCGTGAAGCGCTTTTTGGGCTAGATGACACTAGCAGCGTTAATGAAAGTAAAGGCGGTTCAGATGGAGACAGCTCGGAAGAAGAGACTCGTGAAGAAAAGGACCATTTTGTGGCCCAGCTTTATAAATTCATGGATGATAACGGAACTCCTATCAACAAAGGGCCAACGATTAATAGTCGCGATCTGGATCTCTACAGGCTCTTCAAGATAGTCAATAAAATGGGCGGATTTAATCGTGTTACTAACCAAAATGGTTGGAAATCAGTCACgcagaaattgattttgaattcgGCTTCCAACTCTTCGACCCATGTTAAGCAAGCCTACAAAAAGTAAGCGTGTATAGGATGTGGTTAGGATTTCGATTCTTTTGCTaatcggatttttttgttttttttttttgctccagATATTTGTACGGTTTCGAAGATTTTTACCGTAAACTCGGTTGCACAATGAATAGCCCACGTGGCCCGAAATCACGAGCGAGACCTGGGCGCAGCCTAATACGGGATAGAGACCGTGCCACTTCCGGGGCATCTACACCGAAAGGTGATCCTGAGGAAgaggaaaagataaaagtagaagaagagacgCCTGTACCGCCGCCTGTGCAAGAAGTTGCTCCAGTGATAGAAGCAGCTGCGTCTTCTGTTGTGGAGGAGGAAACTATTTCCGTCGCAGTTGAAGAGGAGGAAGTTGATGAGTCGTCGTCTTCCGTTTCACAGCCTCCCGCTCGAAAGCAAAGAGAACGTTCTTTGCCGCTGCGCTTACAGGATACAATCACAACGAAAcctttggtagttaagaaagaggaggagagTGGCGGTGACGATGCTAATGAACAGGAAGTCgaaagcaacagcagccattCCGTCCGAAGCCAACGAGGCACCCGTAGTCGCATTCCACGggaaaaatcagatgaaactGAGCAGCCAGAGGCCAGTCGTTCTGCAAGAAAACGCGGAAAAAGCAGACAGGAAGAAAAACCTGCCGAAGATGACGAGAAGGTAAGAAAAGAATAgtcaaatgatgaaaaatcaGTCAATAaatatctatttttctttcagccGTCGCGCGTTAAGGTTAAGGAAGAAGTTGCCAACGGTAAAGAAGATACAGAGAAGAAATCTAAAGGTTCTGCGAAAGATGAcacggagaaaaagaataagacacCCGGCAGGGAACCCAAAAGTCGCGGGCGTAAGGGTGAAGATGCGGTAAAAGCGGAAGAGTCCAAGAAAACGGAAGAAGAGAATATTTCCGTCGATCAGGACGAACCAACACCCAAGCGAAGAGGTCGTAAGCCACGGGCATTGGGAGATTCTGAAGAGTAAGTTGctaatcttcttttctttttcattgtatTGTGCCCTCAAACTGATTTTAATCATGTCTCTTTTTTAGGGATGAAGGGGGCAGACTTCCTGCCAATGTGGATGTCCAGATTGGTGATAAGCTCAAGGTCTACTATGGTGATAAACCCATTCAGGATTCTAAAGTTACATATGAAGCCAAGGTTTGTGTTGTGTAGATAATTGCTTATTTATTGCAATcctttaataattatttttgagtGTAGGTCTGCGAAATACGTTGTGAGGGATCTATTAAACTGTTTTTGGTTCACTATACGGGTTGGAACACGCGATATGATGAGTGGATTAAGCGAGCTCGCATTGCCGAAAATCTTACCTGGACGCCAAATCGCAAAAGGAGCAAATCAGTTCACGGTCAAGGAACGACTCGCACTAGTTCTTCGGTTGTCAGCGGTAAAGCCGGTCCTGCCAAACGAGGTCGGACTCGTGGGCAAGATTCTTCAAGGTTATTttatcttgtttgtttgtaggTGCCAAGTATTACTTCTGACTCATTGTTATTAAACAGATCTGCAACCCCGTCTTCGGTGACGTCTACGTCTTCAACTGGACAAAGGAATGCCAACCTTGCATCAAGTGAGGATTCTGGCAACAAACTCCCCCCTTCTAAAAATAGTCGACGTCGTTCCCGCCGTATTTCAGAGATGTCAAATAATTCAGCCGAGAGTATGGATTCATCTGAtgatgaggaggaagaaggTACGGTTCGTGTACGGAAGAAACCTACCAAAAAATCCTCGGCCACAGTGGAGAGCGAAGAATCAGAACCTGTCGACGTCGAAGAGTCTGATCGAACTCCTCGTAGGCGTCATCAGCGACGCAGGATCTCCGAATCTGAACAAACGCCATCCGACAACAAAAGTACACATGAACCTCCTGTTGGTGATGCTGCAGTTACTGTTGCTACCTTAACCCCTGTTCGAAGAGGCCGGCGTAGAGCTGTAACAGCTCCCGAGTCTACTGTGGCCGATTCCACGCCCGCCAAAGAAGAACATGATGAGGCAGATAAAACCTCGTCGGAGCCTGCAGCCGATCTCAATTGTGTTTCTGGTTAGTCAGTTTTACACTTCGTATTTCCTGTGTtatattttaacgattctatttGATTACGTTCTAGGGGAAGCACCTAAAGGGAAAGATTTTGATCTGAAAAAGATACGATCAGAGCTCAAAATGCCGGCAGATATTGCCGCAACGGCTGCTGTGAAAACTTCGTCGCCTGTACCGCCAAATTTGCCGCCACCGCCTACCCCGGTAGCTTTCCCCACTGTTCCTGCCGTTTCCACTGGTTCATCTACttctcagcagcaacaacaacaacaacctgtgGATTCTCATGCTTCCGCGTCTGGAAGAGGAGATGATGACATTTATGAATTCCGAGAACCAGAGCCATTTGAGTTCGAAGTTCGTGCCCGACGTGAATCGCCGTTTAGCGAAGATCGAGTTCACCATCGTTTTACTCAGCGCAAGTCAACAAAAGAGGAGGACGAAGAATCCAGTCCGAAAAAAGTTATTGCTTCACCTGTggtaaaaacttgtttttgttactTGTGGTTTTGTTGTGTTGGTATAACatagttttatttgttatttattagcGGTCTGGTTCAGCTGAAAGAAGCAAATCCGTTATTACCTCACCTCCTCGTGGTGCTCGTCCGTGCTCAACGGCAGCCACATTGTTAGTTGCACCACCAGAAGAGTGTGAACCGACGCAGCAAGCTCAATCAACGTCTTGTCCATCTCCCGTTCCTTCTCAACAGAACGATGAAGTCATTTCA
This window of the Daphnia pulex isolate KAP4 chromosome 5, ASM2113471v1 genome carries:
- the LOC124194057 gene encoding AT-rich interactive domain-containing protein 4B-like → MGDDPPFLSVGTEVSAKYKGAFCEAKVRKVVKSIKCKVMFKLGLGSAVVSDDQIKGLLRVGAQVEAKHPEKAQFLEAVINKIQDCSQYTVVFDDGDITTLRRTSLCLKSGRHFAESETLDQLPLTHPEHFGTPVLGGRRGGRRRDESSDEDGDEDSELGRPERSGSARKAEDREPNIGKIVCVEVSDKKKGKETWFPGLIVAPTAQDAVSIRVKDEYLVRSFKDARYYTVPKKEAMEFTREIALKTEHNALKTAIEKAMQYLDKNELPAHWDREALFGLDDTSSVNESKGGSDGDSSEEETREEKDHFVAQLYKFMDDNGTPINKGPTINSRDLDLYRLFKIVNKMGGFNRVTNQNGWKSVTQKLILNSASNSSTHVKQAYKKYLYGFEDFYRKLGCTMNSPRGPKSRARPGRSLIRDRDRATSGASTPKGDPEEEEKIKVEEETPVPPPVQEVAPVIEAAASSVVEEETISVAVEEEEVDESSSSVSQPPARKQRERSLPLRLQDTITTKPLVVKKEEESGGDDANEQEVESNSSHSVRSQRGTRSRIPREKSDETEQPEASRSARKRGKSRQEEKPAEDDEKPSRVKVKEEVANGKEDTEKKSKGSAKDDTEKKNKTPGREPKSRGRKGEDAVKAEESKKTEEENISVDQDEPTPKRRGRKPRALGDSEEDEGGRLPANVDVQIGDKLKVYYGDKPIQDSKVTYEAKVCEIRCEGSIKLFLVHYTGWNTRYDEWIKRARIAENLTWTPNRKRSKSVHGQGTTRTSSSVVSGKAGPAKRGRTRGQDSSRSATPSSVTSTSSTGQRNANLASSEDSGNKLPPSKNSRRRSRRISEMSNNSAESMDSSDDEEEEGTVRVRKKPTKKSSATVESEESEPVDVEESDRTPRRRHQRRRISESEQTPSDNKSTHEPPVGDAAVTVATLTPVRRGRRRAVTAPESTVADSTPAKEEHDEADKTSSEPAADLNCVSGEAPKGKDFDLKKIRSELKMPADIAATAAVKTSSPVPPNLPPPPTPVAFPTVPAVSTGSSTSQQQQQQQPVDSHASASGRGDDDIYEFREPEPFEFEVRARRESPFSEDRVHHRFTQRKSTKEEDEESSPKKVIASPVRSGSAERSKSVITSPPRGARPCSTAATLLVAPPEECEPTQQAQSTSCPSPVPSQQNDEVISIAPFSNVQSPPQPTPLPPPPLPESSSPKVVEPPVVKEELKEDQPQVSTTKCLEPVPTIASPSPILPMPALSALAAHSVTAASSSLVVFAHKSTSVEVKLRKSEEENEDDDDEDADEEEEEEEEEEEDLVPDDSKSNTPPLKRERRKTGARKAISREFIESDEDSPEDPGASNDSTPNKAIEEDKVSSDSTPSETAEDDDLAEKNNDAESLLALRKPISNCSGLLKLKTDEDLDENSLLCEETIPGSPVTHSAAPSSDGLDTSLPVPSTSRSTEMPFASAPLAPNMPRTRGLSGAANSVSRANRKRGLRQALAMQRPGCIRPGGPSLVMENTPPTTPDGSLSSSSSSPQGDHGGMSPDHSSVKSEREFSENDNAAPGAQVSQNAIELPVVRNIGPRASATAQPVPPPVVKRREDEASRQMQHHQEEESPVKRRRRGAVLGASDQNSSRRGRGHGRSPRRTGSDSEDTVTDYVNSSSMGSGCVSLSNYQPRSSRYNFCTDLDPELDATQRIASLQDKLRELRQTYSALKARVMLIDRRRKKLKRKEKEAAS